A genomic segment from Pseudomonadota bacterium encodes:
- a CDS encoding DUF4349 domain-containing protein produces the protein MRRSRFVVPALIAALALAGCGGAMYKAEPSYNQAYAGAPSPEMVAEAESYPSVTGTASTSVDSEDYMFEFDDDAVQGKHTSADGASFGSPSSPEKKPYEPGDKAKQSGDGQANQNAGAKSDAPDVPMVVYTGYLRLRVKRLLEAVDEVTRITESQKGYIESLAQRVVVVRIPAKDFDAVMAEFAKLGELLERRIKALDVTEQFTDLGARLAVAKEAQSRLIALLAKTEDVEERLRILQEVKRLSEQIELIESTLSTLQNLVDYFTITIELEPIMEDSGGDLHRSPFAWIRGLAAHVTTLWDGKDEFDLELPQGFVLFEKDDVYRAQSADTTVIRGAVVDNEPRGDNAYWIKAVHHEMEGRAEKLEAEGDSGPIAYKLYKSEDVQPRYYLIGVAARGEDLYVLEVFFPNEEALAAHKDAVIKALATFEVQ, from the coding sequence ATGCGAAGATCGCGTTTCGTCGTCCCGGCGCTCATCGCCGCGCTCGCGCTCGCGGGCTGCGGCGGCGCCATGTACAAGGCCGAGCCGTCGTACAACCAGGCGTACGCCGGCGCGCCGTCACCCGAGATGGTGGCCGAAGCCGAGTCCTACCCCTCGGTCACCGGGACGGCGTCGACGTCGGTCGACTCCGAGGACTACATGTTCGAGTTCGACGACGACGCGGTGCAGGGCAAGCACACCTCGGCCGACGGCGCCTCCTTCGGGAGCCCCTCGTCGCCCGAGAAGAAGCCCTACGAACCGGGCGACAAGGCCAAGCAGAGCGGCGACGGGCAGGCGAACCAGAACGCCGGCGCCAAGAGCGACGCGCCCGACGTCCCGATGGTCGTGTACACCGGCTACCTGCGGCTGCGCGTGAAGCGCCTCCTCGAGGCGGTCGACGAGGTGACGCGCATCACCGAGTCGCAGAAGGGGTACATCGAGTCACTCGCGCAGCGCGTCGTCGTCGTCCGCATCCCGGCCAAGGACTTCGACGCGGTGATGGCCGAGTTCGCGAAGCTCGGCGAGCTGCTCGAGAGGCGCATCAAGGCGCTCGACGTCACCGAGCAGTTCACGGATCTCGGCGCGCGGCTCGCGGTCGCCAAGGAGGCGCAGAGCCGGCTCATCGCGCTGCTCGCCAAGACGGAGGACGTCGAGGAGCGGCTGCGCATCCTGCAGGAGGTCAAGCGTTTGTCCGAGCAGATCGAGCTCATCGAGTCGACGCTCTCGACGCTCCAGAACCTCGTGGACTACTTCACGATCACCATCGAGCTCGAGCCCATCATGGAGGACTCCGGCGGCGACCTGCACCGCTCGCCGTTCGCCTGGATCCGCGGGCTCGCCGCGCACGTCACGACGCTCTGGGACGGCAAGGACGAGTTCGACCTCGAGCTCCCGCAGGGGTTCGTGCTCTTCGAGAAGGACGACGTCTACCGCGCCCAGTCCGCGGACACGACGGTGATCCGCGGTGCGGTCGTGGACAACGAGCCGCGCGGCGACAACGCGTACTGGATCAAGGCCGTGCACCACGAGATGGAGGGGCGCGCCGAGAAGCTCGAGGCCGAGGGCGACTCGGGGCCGATCGCCTACAAGCTCTACAAGAGCGAGGACGTCCAGCCGCGCTACTACCTGATAGGCGTGGCCGCGCGCGGCGAGGACCTCTACGTGCTCGAGGTGTTCTTCCCCAACGAAGAGGCGCTCGCGGCCCACAAGGACGCCGTGATAAAGGCGCTCGCGACGTTCGAGGTGCAGTGA
- a CDS encoding PEGA domain-containing protein, whose product FICSASFLGLCWANNKLSGGALLFHGAFFIGHTAGRMKNQVSFVVAAVALVAFATVARAQRKAEDEARAQFDAGVELFDSGMYEKAAIAFSRAYELKPSFKILFNMGQVENELGHFAAALNAYTRYLAEGGEQIDAARRAQVRTEIAWLNALVGSVVVGTDTSGAIVFVDGRRVGETPLNGPLFVDLGEHEIRISRGTDEMYREIVTVAGGQRVTVSADNAHAVAAIDGTQPSGPPPRNEPKRIWTWVAVGVGGVSAIAAAVTGGLAISGATDVKDKCDGKDCPLSVKDKARTVEALGNATNALVVVATVGIAAGVALWFLEPKWNRDERTAQVTPIAVPTANGGAIAVAGRF is encoded by the coding sequence CTTCATTTGCAGCGCCTCCTTCCTTGGCTTGTGTTGGGCAAACAACAAGCTATCAGGAGGGGCGCTGCTTTTTCATGGTGCCTTTTTTATTGGGCACACGGCGGGGAGAATGAAAAACCAAGTCTCGTTTGTCGTTGCGGCGGTCGCGCTCGTCGCGTTCGCTACCGTCGCGCGCGCGCAAAGAAAAGCAGAGGACGAGGCAAGAGCGCAGTTCGACGCGGGCGTGGAGCTATTCGATAGCGGCATGTACGAGAAGGCCGCGATCGCGTTCTCCCGCGCCTACGAGCTGAAACCGAGCTTCAAGATCCTGTTCAACATGGGCCAGGTCGAAAACGAGCTTGGCCACTTCGCCGCCGCGCTCAACGCCTATACTCGCTATCTCGCCGAGGGGGGAGAGCAGATCGACGCAGCACGGCGCGCACAGGTTCGCACCGAGATCGCGTGGCTTAACGCACTTGTGGGCTCGGTCGTCGTCGGGACAGACACCAGCGGCGCGATCGTGTTCGTGGACGGTCGACGCGTCGGAGAAACGCCGCTCAACGGGCCGCTTTTCGTGGATCTTGGCGAGCACGAGATCCGGATCTCGCGTGGCACGGACGAGATGTACCGCGAGATCGTCACGGTCGCGGGCGGCCAGCGGGTCACCGTGAGCGCCGACAACGCACACGCCGTTGCCGCGATCGACGGTACGCAGCCAAGCGGTCCTCCCCCTCGGAACGAGCCCAAACGGATCTGGACCTGGGTCGCCGTCGGAGTGGGTGGCGTGTCCGCGATCGCTGCCGCCGTAACTGGCGGGCTCGCGATCTCGGGCGCAACCGACGTGAAAGACAAGTGCGACGGCAAAGATTGCCCGCTGTCGGTGAAGGACAAGGCGAGAACGGTCGAAGCGCTCGGCAACGCGACCAACGCGCTCGTTGTCGTCGCGACCGTCGGAATCGCCGCAGGGGTCGCGTTGTGGTTCCTTGAACCCAAGTGGAACCGAGACGAGAGAACGGCACAGGTGACGCCGATCGCCGTGCCGACAGCGAACGGCGGCGCGATCGCCGTCGCAGGGAGGTTCTGA
- a CDS encoding DUF507 family protein, with translation MKLFSGKVDLIAAEITRGLIEGGDVETDSPDEVQLDIGAVLREYIRNDRDLTEKAKDICEQKGMPYSAFPKVKRQLADRAGFVVGDEALDYIMDQLIGVFMHSQFVDEIYAEDHELKVKMRAVLKRYTDVEDEIDAEARAKIKNLQEGTLDWKIEYDRAMEQVKRRRGLEG, from the coding sequence ATGAAGCTTTTCTCGGGCAAGGTCGACCTGATCGCCGCCGAGATCACGCGGGGCCTCATCGAGGGGGGCGACGTCGAGACCGACTCGCCGGACGAGGTCCAGCTCGACATCGGGGCGGTGCTCAGGGAGTACATCCGCAACGATCGCGACCTCACGGAGAAGGCGAAGGACATCTGCGAGCAGAAGGGGATGCCCTACTCCGCGTTCCCGAAGGTGAAGCGCCAGCTCGCGGATCGCGCCGGGTTCGTGGTCGGCGACGAGGCGCTCGACTACATCATGGATCAGCTGATCGGCGTGTTCATGCACAGCCAGTTCGTCGACGAGATCTACGCCGAGGACCACGAGCTGAAGGTCAAGATGCGGGCGGTGCTCAAGCGCTACACGGATGTCGAGGATGAGATCGACGCCGAGGCGCGCGCGAAGATCAAGAACCTGCAGGAGGGCACGCTCGACTGGAAGATCGAGTACGACCGGGCGATGGAGCAGGTGAAGCGCCGCCGGGGCCTCGAGGGCTGA
- a CDS encoding DUF1566 domain-containing protein, with amino-acid sequence MWRTALIMATIVASASCNGITGIKDLKFHGDSGTDSDSDTDTDVDIDTDTDSDTDVDIDTDTDSDTESDTGTDTDTYPALEECDGVGSVDGVYDPSTNLCWQKEADYFLGEFWTDAINTCDSYSGGWRLPTISELRTLIRGCDATATDGDCNVTDDCLQAACCGDACAGCEGMDGPGPGGCFWDPAIGGGCQMYWSSSGIYSSGIYDYTDGWAVDFAYGSVVYRDPDLNLMLVRCVRDGI; translated from the coding sequence ATGTGGCGCACAGCTTTGATCATGGCCACGATCGTCGCTTCCGCGAGCTGCAACGGGATCACGGGGATCAAAGATCTCAAGTTTCACGGCGACTCGGGCACGGACAGCGATTCCGACACAGACACCGACGTGGACATCGACACCGATACCGACTCTGACACCGACGTGGACATCGATACCGATACCGACTCTGACACCGAAAGCGACACCGGTACGGATACCGATACCTACCCGGCTCTCGAGGAGTGCGACGGCGTGGGCAGTGTGGACGGTGTGTACGATCCTTCAACCAACTTGTGTTGGCAGAAAGAAGCGGACTACTTCCTGGGCGAGTTCTGGACCGACGCCATCAACACATGCGATTCGTATTCTGGCGGTTGGCGCCTGCCGACGATCTCCGAGCTGCGCACTCTCATCCGAGGGTGCGACGCGACGGCGACAGACGGCGACTGCAACGTCACCGACGACTGCTTACAGGCAGCGTGCTGTGGAGATGCCTGCGCCGGATGCGAAGGCATGGACGGTCCCGGACCGGGCGGCTGTTTTTGGGACCCAGCGATCGGCGGTGGCTGCCAGATGTATTGGTCCTCTTCGGGGATCTACTCGTCAGGGATCTATGACTACACAGACGGCTGGGCCGTAGATTTCGCCTACGGAAGCGTCGTCTACCGAGATCCCGATCTCAACCTGATGCTCGTCCGTTGCGTCCGAGACGGGATCTGA
- a CDS encoding DUF4349 domain-containing protein has translation MRYEMKMKTIALAAVAALLVACPAAAQQKKAKQKQAAPAATQQQATPQAPITATPTPEDPYAAEGGEATAAPDTSGRRTSLESRMILKVINPDDARAVLEKKVLELGGFPILVEDAALVLKVPPEKLSELIAFIAEQGLVLEKTLERADLTQEIARLEGQLKSKKEMLGRLRGFFDDSNTEATLRIEQTMTEIVAEIEQIKGQLRVAEERSKWAIVDISFRFHERDRIVYVNSPFEWLNSVSLDRFLGDF, from the coding sequence ATGCGCTACGAAATGAAGATGAAGACGATCGCCCTCGCCGCCGTCGCCGCGCTGCTCGTCGCGTGCCCGGCCGCGGCGCAGCAGAAGAAGGCGAAGCAGAAGCAGGCGGCGCCCGCCGCCACCCAGCAGCAGGCAACGCCGCAGGCGCCGATCACCGCGACCCCGACGCCCGAGGATCCCTACGCCGCCGAGGGCGGCGAGGCGACGGCGGCCCCGGACACGAGCGGGCGGCGGACGAGCCTCGAGTCGCGCATGATCCTGAAGGTCATCAACCCGGACGACGCGCGCGCGGTGCTCGAGAAGAAGGTCCTGGAGCTCGGCGGGTTCCCCATCCTCGTCGAGGACGCCGCGCTCGTGCTCAAGGTGCCGCCCGAGAAGCTCTCGGAGCTCATCGCGTTCATCGCCGAACAGGGGCTCGTGCTCGAGAAGACGCTGGAGCGCGCGGATCTCACGCAGGAGATCGCGCGGCTCGAGGGCCAGCTCAAGTCCAAGAAGGAGATGCTCGGCCGGCTCCGCGGGTTCTTCGACGACTCCAACACCGAGGCGACTCTGCGGATCGAGCAGACGATGACGGAGATCGTCGCGGAGATCGAGCAGATCAAGGGGCAGCTCCGGGTCGCGGAGGAGCGCTCCAAATGGGCGATCGTCGACATCTCGTTCCGGTTCCACGAGCGCGACAGGATCGTCTACGTCAACTCGCCGTTCGAGTGGCTGAACTCCGTCAGCCTGGACCGCTTCCTGGGAGACTTTTGA
- a CDS encoding cytochrome c maturation protein CcmE: MPRILKIVLIAVVVVGAATYLLVSSVGGGGMVYYKTVDELLAERARFESRPVRINGLLVDGSVERRPGTDEYRFALAKNGERITVTYRGVLPETMLPGREIVVEGALRPGGDEFAATEILTKCPSKYESVAKSKEKRAARPVPR; encoded by the coding sequence GTGCCGAGGATCCTCAAGATCGTCCTGATCGCGGTCGTCGTCGTCGGCGCCGCGACCTACCTGCTCGTCTCGTCCGTGGGCGGCGGCGGGATGGTGTACTACAAGACCGTCGACGAGCTGCTCGCCGAGCGCGCGCGCTTCGAGTCGCGGCCGGTGCGGATCAACGGGCTGCTCGTGGACGGTTCGGTGGAGCGCCGGCCCGGCACCGACGAGTACAGGTTCGCGCTGGCGAAGAACGGCGAGCGGATCACCGTGACCTACCGCGGCGTCCTGCCCGAGACGATGCTGCCCGGCCGCGAGATCGTCGTCGAAGGGGCGCTGCGCCCCGGCGGAGACGAGTTCGCCGCGACCGAGATCCTCACGAAGTGCCCGTCGAAGTACGAGAGCGTCGCCAAGTCCAAGGAGAAGCGCGCCGCCCGTCCGGTTCCTCGTTGA